The proteins below come from a single Papaver somniferum cultivar HN1 chromosome 11, ASM357369v1, whole genome shotgun sequence genomic window:
- the LOC113321689 gene encoding histone H4-like, whose protein sequence is MLGRGKGGAKRHRKVLRDNIQCITKHVIRRLARRGGVKRISGLIYEETRGVLKIFLENVIRDAVTYTEHARRKTVIAMDVVYALKRQGRTLYGFWG, encoded by the coding sequence ATGTTAGGAAGAGGAAAAGGAGGAGCAAAGAGACACAGGAAGGTATTGAGAGACAACATTCAATGTATCACTAAGCATGTTATTCGTCGTCTTGCTAGAAGAGGTGGAGTTAAACGTATCAGTGGTTTGATTTATGAAGAAACAAGAGGTGTTCTTAAGATCTTCTTGGAGAATGTCATTCGTGATGCTGTGACCTACACCGAACATGCTAGAAGAAAAACTGTTATTGCCATGGATGTTGTTTATGCTTTGAAGCGCCAGGGAAGGACTCTTTATGGATTTTGGGGTTAG